From the genome of Procambarus clarkii isolate CNS0578487 chromosome 83, FALCON_Pclarkii_2.0, whole genome shotgun sequence, one region includes:
- the LOC123768872 gene encoding glutamate receptor ionotropic, delta-1-like has protein sequence MFTSMVVGLHLATLLSATNVSVLLSGLPVRSLATANLTLESCQATSHVTQLRCEVPVVQATAPPAFRFQEAVILRVAAEEWVPHIRVMEDPPGNVTISGPMANLLQTLADALHFRYTLVRPPDGAWGIPTSGGDWNGMIGMVKRNEADLALGPFGLTYSRSRVVDFSSPILIDYYRILVRRPRSEPEPLGFLMPFRWAVWVVLVACVGVVGVVLYYVSMTYHLLGRGGVKIPGSEHLLLSHCWTVYSALLGAPFMWKVERGVERVVVATWCIMSMIVARSYSSALTSLLAVRTVPVKYNYLRQIIDDHKINLIFEKATALVEHMSTVQQGIYKDLADTNLTGRAHFLPSSKLYDAAYNKVRNKPYALLVEETTCNKVYSDDFSKYGRCDFYIGKELYWPLIFGMIGRKGSPFLPAISDRMERLASHNLYFKWLADELPNATACLRASTRVTTDEAYSLQGLWGVFVLFTGGMLMAAVVMLCEMAPI, from the exons ATGTTCACTTCCATGGTGGTGGGCCTACACCTGGCGACCTTACTTTCGGCAACCAATGTGAGCGTCCTCCTCTCCGGCCTCCCAG TGAGGAGCCTTGCTACAGCCAACCTGACACTGGAGTCATGCCAGGCAACCTCCCACGTCACCCAACTGAGGTGTGAGGTGCCTGTGGTGCAGGCGACGGCCCCGCCGGCTTTCAG GTTCCAGGAGGCGGTGATACTTCGGGTGGCGGCGGAGGAGTGGGTGCCTCACATAAGGGTGATGGAGGATCCTCCAGGCAACGTCACCATCAGCGGACCCATGGCTAACCTCCTCCAAACTCTGGCAGACGCTCTTCACTTCAG ATACACACTGGTGCGGCCGCCCGATGGAGCCTGGGGCATCCCTACTTCAGGAGGGGACTGGAACGGCATGATCGGCATGGTCAAGAGGAAT GAGGCCGACCTCGCCCTGGGTCCCTTCGGACTAACGTACTCTAGGTCTCGCGTCGTAGACTTCTCTTCGCCCATTCTCATTGACTACTACCGCATCCTGGTCCGACGGCCTCGGTCAGAGCCCGAACCACTTGGCTTCCTTATGCCCTTCAG ATgggcggtgtgggtggtgttggtagcgtgtgtgggcgtggtgggcgtTGTTCTCTACTACGTCAGTATGACCTACCATCTCCTAGGACGCGGCGGGGTGAAGATACcagggagcgaacatctgctgttGTCTCACTGTTGGACTGTATACAGTGCTCTCCTCGGAGCCC CATTCATGTGGAAGGTGGAGAGAGGGGTCGAGCGTGTGGTAGTGGCGACCTGGTGTATCATGTCCATGATCGTGGCCAGGTCCTACAGCTCGGCACTCACCTCCCTTCTCGCCGTCAGGACTGTCCCCGTAAAGTATAACTaccttaggcagatcattgatgatcATAAGATCAACCTCATCTTTGAGAAGGCAACTGCCCTAGTTGAACACATGTCG ACGGTGCAGCAGGGAATCTACAAGGACCTGGCCGACACTAACCTAACAGGACGCGCGCACTTCCTGCCGTCGTCGAAGCTGTACGACGCAGCATACAACAAGGTGCGAAACAAACCCTACGCTCTCCTCGTGGAAGAAACTACCTGCAATAAGGTCTACTCCGATGACTTCTCCAAATATG GACGCTGCGACTTCTATATCGGCAAGGAGCTGTATTGGCCACTTATTTTCGGCATGATAGGCCGCAAGGGGTCCCCCTTCCTGCCCGCCATCAGTGATAG GATGGAGCGTCTAGCATCTCACAACTTGTACTTCAAGTGGTTGGCAGATGAGCTTCCCAACGCCACAGCTTGCCTAAGGGCTAGTACCCGCGTAACCACCGATGAAGCCTACAGCCTACAGGGTCTCTGG GGTGTGTTTGTGTTATTCACTGGAGGGATGTTGATGGCTGCTGTTGTAATGTTATGTGAAATGGCTCCAATCTGA